GACCGAACGGTATGTCAGGGCGCTATCTATATTTGGGCCAATGACAGTACAGGACCAGAACCCCGACCGCGAGGACGAACTCGACCCCGGCGAGATACACAACGTCCTGCGAAACGACCGACGGCGACGGGCGATACAGCACCTCAGAGACTCCGAGGGAGCGATTGGCGTCGATGCGCTCGCCGAACACATCGCCTCGGTCGAAACCGGCGAGTCGCCTCCACCCCGCGACGTACGCAAGAGCGTCTACGTCTCGCTCCACCAGACCCATCTCCCGAAACTCGACGACCTCGAAATCATCGACTACGACCAGCGCGACCAGCGACTCGAACTCCGCGAGCGGGCCGAGGAGGTCGAGGTGTACATGGAGGTCGTCTCCGAGGACGACATCTCGTGGTCTACCTACTACCTCGGCGTGAGCGCGTTGGGACTCGTCACGCTTCTGGCGGTCCGACTGGACCTGCTGTTCGTCTCGTCACTCGGTGTCGGCTTCTGGTCATGGTATTTCCTTGCTCTCTTTGGACTGTCGGCGACCTATCACTGGTACACCGAGCGAAGTCGCCGAGTCTTGGAGTAGTCGGTTCCCCCAGTGTACGAGAGGCCATCGGTCGAAGCTCCTTCACGAAGCGATTGACAAGACCGTATAGATAGTATTTTGAATAAATAATATAAATAAATATTATATATTTTCTCGGCCAAACAATTTATACACACTCGCTATAACAATAATAATGCAATGAAAAAGAAAAATAAAAATATGTTGTATAATAGCATGAGTAAAAGAAGCCTATTGAAACAAATGGGCTTAGCTGGTGCCGGGATATCCGCTTTTCCGGCACTGAGCGGTAATGCGGCCGCCGCCTCCGACTTCGACATCGACATAGAGAGTGTTTGGGACTCCATTGTGGACCTCGCCCTTGATCAGATTTCCGTCAATCCCTTCTCTACGTCCGATGTCGCCGAGCCTCAAGAGCGAAAGCGGAAAGTCAAACAGCAACTCGAAACGCAGATGCGCTCGGACTTCAACGGGACTACCAACAGCGACGGTCCCTCGACGCAGGTGACGCCCACCGACATTCCGTTCGACATCTGCTACTGGACCGACTTCGGTGCAGACGGGTCGAAAATTTGTGTGGACTCGGCGACGCCGAGTTATGGGTCGCCCGACTGCGATACCATGGCACTCCCGAACCTTCACTACATGTCGTTCGCTCTCACGTCGTTCGACCTCAAATGGGACCGCGACTGGTCGGCTAGTTGGAGTGCGAACGTCTGGGTCGGGTCTGACCCGCAGGACGGGTGCCTCTATACTGGCATGGAAGCTGTTGATGGCACTCAACTGAACCAGTGTGCGAAAGTCATCTGTCCAGACGACATCATCGAGGCAGGCGCGTCGGTCGCAACCATTGCCCAAAGTGCGTTCGAGACCGCACTATCTGCCATTGAGGAGTGGGCCGACAAACAGGGCCTCTGGGACTGGCTTCTGTATGTCGCGGCCGCGCTCATCGCAATCGCTATCATCATTGCGATCAGTACCGGTACAATCACGTTCTCGCTCCCGGCCGCCGCTGCACTCGGAGTCATTTAATACACTTCGTCCCCGATTTTATTCATGGTCATCGCATCGTACCTCCTCGCCTCGATAGTCGCTTGTGCGCTCGGATACGCGGTCGGCCAAATTGGTAGTCGCACGCTCACTACGGACGACAACACGGAAGTCGTGTCCCGACTCCGAAGGCTTGTCGCCGTCTGGGGTGGCACGGTTACGGTCGCGGCCATCGGAACAGCGGTTATCACAAACGTGCCGAACGCCGTCCGCACGGCACTTGCACCGACACTGCCCGATATATTCGGTACGATACTCGGCTGGTCGCTAGTCCTCCCGACCGCCGTACTCGCCACGGTCAGCACATACTATGCCGTGTTTCCCTCGATGACCCCGACAGCTGAGTCCGCTCCCGACCGAATGACCGCCACCCTCGCCGCGGCCCGGACACTTGGGGTTCACGGTCTTATGTTGGGCCTTCCGGTCGCGCTCGCCGCGACGGTCGCCAACGCCCGGTTCGGCCTCGGCATTGTCGGCGTCGCAGTCGCCGCCCTGCCCCTCGGCTCGTATCTCGCGGGACCGATACTGGTTTCGCTGTCGGTTTCTGCGCGCATGCCGTCCGACGACGAACGGCGGCGACTCGCCGAAGCCACGGAGGCGACGCCGCTCGCTGACGTACCGTGGCGGGTCGTCGAAGGTGCGTTCGGTTCGGACACCGAAATGGCGGTCGTCGGTCCCGTGGGCTTGCGGCGACTGTACGTCTCCGAACGGTTCTTCGACCAGTCGGAGGTCGCGTTCGAGTCCATGCTCGCCATTCACGGCGAGCGAGAGCGACTCTCCTACCGTGGAGTCGCCGCTCTGGTCCTCTCGCTCAAGGTGTTGGTCGGCGTCGCTCTCCTTGGACTCCTGCTCAAACTCGTCCCAGTCCGGCCGACGCCTCTGACTGTCGCCGTCGCCTTGCCCGCGGGCATCGTCACCGTTGTCGCCCTCGATTGGCTGTGCTGGCGGCTCGGATATCGCGCCGACAGGCGAGCGGCAAGTCGAGTCGGGGCCGAGCGACTGAGTGATTCGCTTCAGGAACTCGCTGCACAGGCTGGAATTGAGGAGAACCCGAATCGAATCGTCCAGCACCTCCGGTCTCGCCCGTCGCTCTCCCGACGACTCTCGAAGGTCCGAGACGAGCGCTGACTACTCTCGCTCGTCTCTCCGAAGGAGTTCCGTTCGCTTCTCTATGGGAGGGTGCGTGGCGAACAGCGCGTCGCCGGTGGCGACGAACCAATCGCGGACTCGTACAGTTGGCGGTCGGCGCTGGTTTTCCCAGATGGTGAACGCGTCTCGAGACGATTGGGGCGGTTCCACGATAGAGAAAACGCCAACGGCCCGTGCCCGGCGGATGTCCGCCACCGGAGCGTCGATGGACTCGGGATCAAGCGTCTCGAGAGCGTCGGCGAGCGTGGCTGGCGACCCGACGAGTTGCGCCGCCGCTCTGTCCGCGGCGAGTTCGCGCTGTCGGGTGAAAACCGCGAGCATCGACTTTCCGATCAGACAGACACAACCCGCGAGTAGGAAGACAGCGATGCCGAACAGGTTGGTGTAGAGACCGCCAGGGACGCCCTCGCTCTCATTAGTGGCGTTCATGCGGTCCATCACTGATTGCCCGAACACGGCCGGAACCGCGACCAGTGTGACGACCAGCGCATCCCGGTTAGCGAGGTGGGCGAGTTCATGAGCGAGGACCGCTGCCAACTGATCGCGGTCCAGTCGGTCCAGCAGTCCGGACGAGACGACGAGCGTGGTCCCGCTGCGCGTCAGTCCCGAGACGGAGGCGTGTGGAACTGACGTCTCGGCGAGTTCCACAGCGGGCATTGGAACGTCGAGTTGGAGAGCAAGGCGTTCGACGAGTGACTCGATCTCGTCGCCCGCGTACGCAGTCCCGGTTATTGGGCGTGAGTCGAACCGGTCGTGGACGGCGTTCGTCCCGGTGGAGGCGGTCACGACGACGATACCAACCGCGAGGACGGTCCCGAGTATCGTGCCGACGGACGCTCCAGTCTCGGGTGACACGAGCAAGGCTGGCCCGACTATCGCACCGATTTGCGCGGTCGAAATCACGATACCGCCGATGAGCGCGAGCGTGCAACTGACCACCGCAAGCAAGGCGACCCCAAGGCGAGACGCGAGTCTAATGCTTGTCATCGTTCTGGGAGGGCTCTGCGGAGGGCTTCGTTCAGCCGATGTACCGCAGGTTTTCGTCGGTCGCCATTCCGGACTGCTGGCTCTCCATCTCTTGAATCTTGTTCGCCACGTCCTCCATGTCGTCGGCGCGCTCCTCCAGCGAGTCGAACTCGACCTCGAAGTCCAACACGTCCTCCAACACTTCGAGGACCGCGCGGGCGCTCTTGGGGTCAACGAGGTAACCGCTGGTCTCGCCCATCAGACACGTCGCTCGGAAGCCCTGCCGCTCGCCGAGTCCGAGCAGGAGTCCGCTCGTGCCGACGATGCCGCCCGCGGGTTCGTCCTCGCGGAACTCGACGCCAGCGTCTTCGAGTTCCGTCACGAACTCCTCGTCGGTGGCCGCGCCCAGCACGTCGTACTCGTCCATCAGTTCGCCTGTGGGGACGCCGCCGAGCGCGTACACCGTCTCGACGCCGAACTCCTCAGCGATACCAAGGAAGGCGTCGGTCAGGCGATAGTGGCCGGTGTTATCACTGGCCTGATGGTCGCCGGTCAGCACCAGCAGGTCGCGGTCGTCGAGTTCGACGGCGTAAACCTCCACGCAGGCCAGTTCGGTCGTCCCGTCGTCTTCGACGCTGACTTGCGGCGGGAAGTGTTCGGAGTAGACTCGCCGCACCAACTCGCTGTCTTTCTCTTCGAGGAGGTGTTCGGCCGCCAGCTTTCCGACGTGGCCGACGCCCGGCAGGCCCTCGACCAGAACCGGGTCCTGCAGGTCGGGGTCCGCAACTGCCTCGATATCGAGTTCGTCCATGTGGCTTACTCGCGGGCGCGCTGCTTAAGTGCCCGTCGGTACTCGCCGTAGGGGTCCTCGGGGTTGAACGGCGCGGGTGCGCTGTTGACGGCGTCTGCTCCGCAGTCGGGACACGTCGAAGAAAGGGTGTATACCGGACGCGGGTGTTCGTCGCGCCACGCCGAACAGACGAGGATGTCGGATTTCATCCGTCTACTGCTCTTCTTCGGTCTGGCGCTCGCGGTGGAACGCCCCGGTGCCGCCGACCGACTCGATGGCCTCTTCCGCGCGGGCCGCGCTCTCTTTGAGTTGGTCTTCGGCGGTCTTGTAGTTGGGTGCTTGCACCCGGATGCGGTACTCGGGCGCGCCGACGTAGGTGACTTCGAGGTCGATTTCGTCGGGGATGTCGCCGTTCCCCTCGGCGGCCTGTAGGGCCTCCTTGATGTCGTCTACGCCGCCGCTTGACGCGCTTTCGAGGTCCACGTAGCCCGTGACCGTGACGTAGGGCACCGAGACGTTCTCGCGGGCGGTATCCACGATGGCGTCAAGTTCGTCGTCGGTGAGGTCGGTGTCGTCCAGGGCCTCGGGACCGTGAATCGCGGCCTGCTCGAATCCGCCGTAGAGACCGCCGAACTCCGCAAGGAGTTCGTTGGCGACGTGGGCGTATTTGTCGTCGTCCATGTCCTCGCCGAAGGCCAGTTCCATCCAGTTGTCGGCCTTCTGCTCGTTTTTCCACTCCTGAATCTTCTCGGAGTGCTGATGGTCGTTAACGTCCTTCAGCGAGAGGTCGATCTGCTGTGCGTCCTCGTCCACGTCAAGTACCTTGCAGACGACCGTCTGGCCCTCGTTGACGTGGTCGCGGATGTTCTTTATCCACCCGCTTGCGACTTCGCTGACGTGGATGAGTCCGCGCTTGTCCTCGTACTCCGAGAGGTCCACGAAGACGCCGAAGTCTTCGATTTCGTCTATCTTGCCGACGACGAGTTCGCCGGTGTCGGGCCAGCCGCTATATTTCATCGGGCTTCCACTGTATCAGTTACTTCGCCTTCGAATTCGGCGTCGCCGCCGGTCGGCCGGGCGAGGGTCGCGCCGCAGACGGCGCAGGCGACCTCGGTCGCGGCCTTGCCGAAGACGGTCTGTTCGTTGTCACAGTCCGGACACTGAACGGTGTAAAAGTTTCCTGCCATGATTAGTCCTCTAGCTCCAGTCGGCCAGCGCGCCATCCCTCGCGGAGGTGGGCCTTGCCACACTCGCTGCAGAGGTACTTGAGGTCGGTCTTCTTCGTCGGCTTGTCGCCACCGGGGACCTTGGAGAACCGACCGCGGTTACCGATACCCTTCGAGCCCTCGCGCTGCTTGCGCTGGTCCCACTTCATGCCGGTCGAACGACCGGTTCGGACCTTCTGGACTTCGTGTTCTTCGTGGGCTTTACAATGCGGGCAGTACGTGTTGAACCGTCGTGGCATCTGCATAGATATCTACCTTGTCGGGTGTAAGGCCACCGGGCTTAAAACCCGTTTGGTTCACGACGAATCCCCGACGGCGGGGACCGCAGTTGGGAGTTCTCCTTTCGAGTTGTTGGTCTCCGTGGTGGCCGCCGTCCCGACCGATACAGGGTCGTTTCCGTGACGGACTTTCACTTTTACTCCGCGTGGCACGATTTTAAGTCATCTCCGTGAAAACAATTCGGTAACGACTGTCGTATGTGAATATGTGGCGGTAACGACGACCGCGTTCACGGCGGCAGTCGTCGGAGGATACGATGTTAGGCTCTCACTCGAATCGGCTCGAACGATACGGAATGGACGGGCGGGGGGAAGCGACGCCGCAGGAGCGCGGGTGCTGGATTCGGAAGACCTCGTTTTACGAATCCGCTGGCGGGACCGTACCGGGGCCAGACCGACTCGCGGCGTCCGAGTCCGCATAATGGTCCAGCATCGTTTCGAGTGCGTCCACTGTGGGTATCGAATCCGCGGGACCGGCGAGGACTGTGACGCCGCTCGGCAGGCCGCCCGCGTGCAGGGCGCGTCCCACATCAACGAGGCCCACAGAGACCGACTCGCTCGGGTCTCCGACTGCCCCGACGAACTCGCGGCCGACGACCTGCTGGCCGACGAGGCGGCTTACGGGTCGCTTCGCGGATGGCTCGGACCCGCGGACGAACTCCTCGTCTGTGACGACTGTGGCTACTACTTCGGACACGAACGCGACGAGGAGGACCGCGAACCGGTCGGCGAACACGGATTGGTCTGTGAGACCTGTTACGACCGGCGCGTCCGGAATCACGACGACTCGGTCACCGACGCAATCGACGACTTCCTGCGATAACGCGCGTGCCGGTCGTCGGCCTGCGAGCGCCAGCTTACCGACGACAAGATGATTCAATCATTTGTTTCTTTGCAAAAAATATTAAGTAAGCTCCGATAAGCTATAATTTTGATGATAGTCAGAAGACGCAATTTACTCAAGCAGAGCGCGGTAGCTACCACCGGAGTCGCCGCCCTCGTCGGGTCGTCCGGTTCCACGGCGGCCTACGACGTGCCCCTTGTCTCGACGCGCGACCACTTCACTGACGACGGATCGTTGGTCTCGGGCGAGACGCAACTCAGCTACGATACGAACGGTCTCGTCCCCGGCGTCGATACCGGTTGTGCTGGCGACCTGACGGTGTTCATCCACGGCTGGGACAAGAAGAGTAGCGAATCGGACACCGAGCAGGCGGCCCGCGAGAAGGCCCGCCTCGCGCGCGACGAACTCACCGGGTCCGGGTACGGCGGCACGGTCGTCGGCTACACATGGGACAACGACGTTGGCGGCGGCATCGACTACGGATGGGGCGAGGCCCAAGATGTCGCACAGAAAAACGGCGCGAAACTGTCCCAGTTCCTCGTGGACCTCAAGCACCAGTGCCCGAATTCGACCGTTCGACTCGCCAGTCACTCGCTGGGCGCGCAGGTCCTGTTGAGTTCGCTTCGGTCGCTGAACGGGTCGTGGTTCACGGACAACGGGCACCGAGTGTACTCGACGCATCTCCTCGGGGCCGCACAGGACAACGAAGCGCCCACGAAGGAGTCTATCGACACGTACAACGCCATCAGCAACGTCGTCACGGCCGCGTTCAACTACCACAGCCACGAAGACGACGTGCTCCAGTGGGTCTACAACACCATCGAGTTCGATCAAGCGCTCGGCGAGACTGGCTACGAGGAGGGCAACACGCCCGCGCCCAACTACACCGAGTCCGACAGCACGTCGCAGGTCGGCACCGACCACTCAGGCTACCTGACGAATCTCTCGGACGAGGTGGTCCATCACATGGCCCACGTCGGTTCGTACGTCTGACGACGAGACGCGCGTCCGAGACCGGTCCCGAAGCGCTTAAACACGCTCCTTCCGAATCGCCGGGCATGAAGCGACTCATCATCCACGGGGACCCCGGCATCCGGAAGAACGCCGTCATCAACTACGACGGCAGCGAAGTCGTCTGTTTCGGCATCAGTCGGCAGGGCGACTGGCACGGCCCGGACGAACCGCAGTTGTGGTGCGTCATCGGCACCGAGGACGAGCGCGAGGACTTCGAGAAGCGCAACTACGTGCCCCACTGGCTCGACACCGAGTCCGTGGACGCCGACGCCATCGATATCATCAAACGCGCCGACGAAGTCGCTGTCTCGTAATCTCGCAACTCCGCCGTCGCTCCCCGCGTCGTTTTTCGAGTCCGCCGAATCCTTTCTTTGACTCCATCGAGCACCTCGACGCTCGCTCAGTCGTTCGCGGGCGCGGTGACGTGTTCGGGCGCGGGTTCCGTGCCGAACAGCACCGTGAACGTGGCCGCCGAGACGATGATGAATCCTGCCGCAGTCCAGAACGCGACGAGGACCGAGGTGGCGTCCCAGATGGCTCCGACCAGCACCGGGCCGCCGACCTGTCCGACCTTCCACGCGATAGACCGGAGCGAGAGGCTCGACCCCACCGCGTCGAAATACTCGCCTTCCTCGACGAACAGCGACATGCTGGCGGGGAGTCGAATGCTGTCGCCGATGCCGAGGACGCCGTAGGCCGCGAACAGGACGAAGAACGCCCCCGGAAGCGCCATCTGCTCGCCGAACGCCGCGAGCGTCACGCTCGGAACGCGCCCCTCCGCGAACCCAGCGAGGGGGATGAGCGCCACACCGACCGCGTAGACCAGCGCGCCCGCGAGGACGAACCGGTACTTCCGGCCGAACCGGTCGGTCAGGTCGCCGACCCACCCCTGCGTGAGTCCCTTCGTGAGTTTCCCTCCGGCCATGATGCCGCCGATGAGAAACGCGTTGATGCCGAACCCGGTCCGAGCGTAGATGGGCAGGAAGGTGATGACCGCCATCTTGCCGACGCTGAACGACCCGCGGAAGAAGACGAGCGCCTGAATCGCCCGGCGGCCGAGCAGGTCCTTGATGGTCTCCATTCCGCTGGCCTCCTCGGGGTCGGCGCTCCCGCCGGGGTTGTCCCGGAGGAAGAGGTAGACCGAGACGAACGCGCCGATGGTGAACAGGCTCAACACGGCGTAGGTCATCTCGAAGCCGTAAACGAACAGCAACAGTCCGCCGAACACGTCGCCGAACAGGCTCGAAAACGCCCCGACCTGATTGTACGACCCTATCCACAGGCCGCGGGACTCGTCGGGACTAATCTCGCCGACCACGGTGGTGCCAGTTAGCCAGAGGATGCTCGCGCCCAGCCCCTGCACCGCGCGGAGCAGAATGACGTGTTCGACGCCGGAGACGAACGTGAAGCCGACGAACACCGCGACGTTGAGCAGGAGACCGACCAGCAGGAACTTCTTGGCGTCCTTGAGGTCGATGTACCGCCCGAGCGGGAGGACGATTAGCAACTGGACCGCCGCGAACGCGGTGCCGAACAGTCCCTCGACCGTGCCCGACGTATTGAACATGTCGGCGTACAGCGCCAGCGCGATGAGAATCGTGGAGTAGGCCTGACTCCGGGCGAACGCGGTGCTGGCGAGCGCGACGAACTCGCGGTTTCCGAAGAGGCGGAGCGTGCCGCCGCTTGACTCGGACACTGTTACGAACCGAAATAGCAGATGGGTCGATAATAAATCCACGGCTCCCGGAAACTGTCGCACTGAGACGGCTTCGCATGGAGAACGAGTACAGCAGAAAACGTGGCGCTGAGGACTTTAGTCTCCTGTCGAGATGGTAGCGGTGTCCCCGACGAGGGCAAGCGTTGCTCGCGCTTGCGTCGGTCTCGTCCCGCGGTTCGGAACCCGGACCAACAGCAGGTGGAGCGGCGCGTTGTTGAGTCCGCTCTCGGACTCGTACTCGCTGAGTCGGAGTCGCAGAGTTTCGGTCCCGACGCCCTCGACTGACTCGACTACGAGTCGATTCTTCCCGGCCGAGACGCGGGCCGACACCGCGACGACGCTGTTTTCCTCGAAATCCGTCTCCGAGAGGAACGACCGACTCCGGTCCGACAGTCCCGACTCGCGTAGCCGACTTCGCCAGTCGCCGTCGGTCAGCAAGGCGACCCGCGGCGGTTCACCCGACGAAAACGGATTTTTCGGGAGGTTCCACTGTCCGACAGCGGCGTATGGCGTCTCGTTCACTGCCGGTGTCGTGACCGTCGTAGACGAGTCTTCCGTCGTCGGTGGTTCGTCCGTCGTTCGCTTCTCGGTCGTCTCGCTCGGGGTGTCGGTCTGCGACGAGCCGAGACACCCGGTGAGGCCGGTGAAGGCGGTGAGTGTACCGACGACGACGGTTCGGCGTTTCATCTTTAAAGCCTCCAGCAAGTTACGTGAGGTCGGGGACGTGAAGTACGTTGCCGGAGTTGGAGGATTCGCTCGGGCACACGGTGTGGTTGTTCATGCCGTGATACTTAGACCTCTGGATGGCGTAGTTGATCGGAACTGGACGGACCGTCCCCTACCGAACTGACGGGACGCAGTCAACAAAAAATCCGGAAGTCGGACGAACTGTCTCGACGGGACCGAGCGTCGGGCGCGACTCTCAGTCGTCGAGGTCTTCGACGGCGTCGGCGATGCGCTGAAGCTGTCGCGTTGCGTCGCGGACCTCGTCGCGGAGCTGTCGGACCTCGCGGACGAGTTCCTCGTCGCCGACGGACTCGCCCTCGCCGGGTCGGCCGCCGGGACCAGCGCCACCGGGACCTGCGCCGCCGGGTCCACCGGGACCGCCGCCCATCATGCCGCTCATCATCTGTGCGAACGGGTTGCCGCCGCCACCGGGACCGCCGCCCATGCCGCCGGGACCGCCGCCCATCATCTCTTCCATCTTCTCGCGTCGCTCGTCGGCGTCGCCCTCTGCCTCGCCCTCTTCGGCGCGCTTCTCTCGAATCTCCTCGACGCGCTCTCGGAAGGACTTTTCCTCGCCCTCTCCGCCCTCGGACTCGTTAGGTGCGTTCTCGTTGGAATCGTCGTCTGCCATGACTCGGCGTTCGGGACCGACGTGGAAAAGCGTGGTGTCTCGGGAAGCGCCCGAGTTAGCGAACACCGCGGGCGTTCGTCTGGGGATTCTTCACACGTCCCGCCTCGTTCTTCTGAGTTGACATGAATCGGCAATTTGGGTCGTCGCGGCTCCGGTATCCGTCGTTTCCGCCCCGCGACCGACCTACCAGAACGGCCACAGGCGTCTGACGCAACGTTTACTTGTTCGCGTGCAATTGTCCCCGTATGACAAGCCTCGCGGAGGCCTACGAGGAGAACGTCGGCGAGGTCGGGAACGTCCGACTCCTCTACCTCGGGGTCGGTCTGTTCGCCGCCGGGGCGCTGCTCGTCGTACTCGGCATCCTCTTCGCCACGACGAGCCTTCACACCGTTTTCGGACTCGACCTGTTGGGTGCCCGCAAGGTCGCGGGCGTCCTCGCCGGACTCGGCGTCCCGGCTGTGTTCGTCGGCATCTTCAGCGTCCTGCCAGCCAGCGAGCGCGTCCGGGCCGCGGCCGCAATCGGTGCGGGCATCTCGATGCTCGGGGTCGCACTGTTCACCTACGCCTACCCGAAACACTGGGCGGGCTACAATCGACAGCTCACGCTCCCGGTCGTCGCCGTCTACTTCTTTGGCGCGCTCGTCACCTTCGGCTGTCTGTTCGTCGCCGTGGTCAACTTCAAGACGCGAAACGACCCCGGCGGCACCGTCACGCTCGAAGTCGCCCACGAGGGCGAGGTCCGGACCGTCGAGGTCCAGAAGGACGAACTGTCGGAGTTCGACGACATCGAGAATCTGAACGCGCTCCAGACCGAACTCGCGGACGCGGCCGCGGGCGACCCGGACAACGACCCCGAACCGATTCCGACCGACTCCGGGCGAGTCGCCGCCGACCCGGCCGACACCGGTCTCGGCGGCGTCGCATTCATGGGGAACATGCCGGACGGCGAGACCCCGACTCAGACGAACCACGCCGACCGGGACGCGTCGAACTTCGCTGCGTCCGGTCGCGGCGTGGCGACGAGCGACGGGGGCACCGCCAGCGACGATATCCAATCGCCGCTGGACGACGCCGACTCGCCGACCCAACCTCAACAGGGAACCACTGACGCCTACTGCGGCAACTGCCAGCACTTCCAGTACGTCCGGACCAACGAGGGGATGCAACCCCACTGCGGTTTCTACGGTCGCACGATGAGCGACATGGACGCCTGCGAGGAGTGGGAACCGAACAGCTAGACGCCTCGAAGCGTCTCTTTTACCGCGTCCCAGTGGCTTCCTTTCCAGAAGTGTTGCCCGCAGTCCGGACAGCGCAACGTTTCGGTCTCCGCGGGGTCAGGCGCGTACTCGGGCGTCGAGTCGGCTTGTGCGACGGCGACTAACTCGCCGTTACAGTTCGCACATCGCCTCGGGTCCGAGAGTTCGAGCGCGAACCCGGCGTCGGCCAGTTCCCCCAACTGGTCGGTCACGTCCTTCGACGTGAGGAGCAAGCCGCCCGCGCTCTCGGCCAGTTCGGCGTCGCGCGTCACGAGCAGGCGGTTCTCGTCGCGCGCAATTTCGAGTAGCTTCTCGTCGGTCTCCCGTCCCCTGTCGAGCGCGTAGGCCGCGTCGTAGCCGCACATCCGGAGATACGTCGTCAACTTGCCGAGCATGGCGTCGAGCAGAAGCGGCGTTTCCGAGGGTCCGCGGGGCGTTTCAGCCATCGTCAGTGCAGAAATTCGCGCACGCCCTCGGCGTCCCGCGCGTTCAGAATATCGTCGGCCTGCGCCCACCCGCGCCGGGCGGTGTGGACGCCGTATCGGACGTTCGCGTACTCGGGTGGGGAGTGGGCGTCGGTGTCAATGGCGATGGTCGCGCCCTCCTCGACGGCCTGCTTGACCGCGCTTCCCCAGAGGTCGAGGCGGTGAGGGTTGCTGTTGATTTCGAGCGCGGTGTCGTGGTCCACGGCGGCGCGGGCCACCGCGTCGATATCCAGTTCGAGACCGGGGCGCTTGTGTATCATCCGGCCGCTCGGATGACCAAGGATATCGACGCTCGGGTGTTCGATGGCCGCGACGAGGCGGTCGGTCCCGTCGCCTTCCAGTTTGCTGTGTGGCGACGCGACTACGCAGTCG
This genomic stretch from Halorussus pelagicus harbors:
- a CDS encoding DUF7139 domain-containing protein, with translation MTSLAEAYEENVGEVGNVRLLYLGVGLFAAGALLVVLGILFATTSLHTVFGLDLLGARKVAGVLAGLGVPAVFVGIFSVLPASERVRAAAAIGAGISMLGVALFTYAYPKHWAGYNRQLTLPVVAVYFFGALVTFGCLFVAVVNFKTRNDPGGTVTLEVAHEGEVRTVEVQKDELSEFDDIENLNALQTELADAAAGDPDNDPEPIPTDSGRVAADPADTGLGGVAFMGNMPDGETPTQTNHADRDASNFAASGRGVATSDGGTASDDIQSPLDDADSPTQPQQGTTDAYCGNCQHFQYVRTNEGMQPHCGFYGRTMSDMDACEEWEPNS
- a CDS encoding Mut7-C RNAse domain-containing protein; the protein is MAETPRGPSETPLLLDAMLGKLTTYLRMCGYDAAYALDRGRETDEKLLEIARDENRLLVTRDAELAESAGGLLLTSKDVTDQLGELADAGFALELSDPRRCANCNGELVAVAQADSTPEYAPDPAETETLRCPDCGQHFWKGSHWDAVKETLRGV